The Ammoniphilus sp. CFH 90114 genome contains a region encoding:
- a CDS encoding CFI-box-CTERM domain-containing protein gives MLSHAWKGGGGQRITRHSSYGFWLNCALVLLLVLSAGLSLGVRLAEAADETGNAEIEEFSWVSRSEDKVSSSSLTPDSELDGRFSLTVNLPEDTEIESIDIQSSDANGNPTGQWWTTRESWYWIVGVFQQDKPLHTDYVSTVGTFSGQQQFDLYVSDSGYFRPGNHFLVEVVLGDGSRLQQVVGIAGIQHNYWGNDNEGKVNKANQGYYGLNSYFFSDETITDIEYRYSVDQEEWQPFDLILSKGQIYHNWYDGSSRQIYVDLMDLPEGTIYLQATATNESGESFSVVTTLTKDTISPENVMDLTVEPTEDQLGFNLNWTNPTEDFKHVYVQRREMGSTYWSTIRYDLTDDNYMDKNSLQSGVDYSYRIMVVDPAGNESIHPIVATSVIPVEAPVFQYMSPAQDYHTNEQSIHMRADVRDDQPVETILFEFSTDGENWTRINPVDKIKPTLNSYYYWLYFDWDASALEDGIYQIRATATDAGGRTSTNTSTVTLKRALPETPNNFTATIDSTGIDLNWDAVDGANYYRLERSYANTKEHGTYTSTWYIYSPNHSYKDQYAEIGKPYVYTLYTIDTFGNIGKPVSVNVELYEGPTLSLEGGYEVASSQSEFILRGKTEPEASVTVNGTEVVVGAGGEFSYNATLADGVNTFTVEASNDTGTNVKKQRAILDTQKPYIYSFSINNSSSDNLTIGGNPESIYLAVRDSASSGIERVQFQVSQDDGLNWIDIFEFSENELSQSTYWENPQYLPYWYKSFNWDTKQALGTGVTLADGSYKFRMIAHDKAGNSSIGTPVRIWTLDNTSPSVPGNIIAEAGVEQVKVKWDAVTDADLSYYRVYRSTTSGEGYIKLDDVYAREYIDNQAYAGTFYYVVSAVDQRGNESLISEEVMVQPSVDDKTPVIGSVNVKDGDTVGGSTPTISFYTTDDSPRGVAEYEFEYSADEGTNWKVMEGTRSGPYRWSGNSFYGYVHWSTAGLNSGDYLLQLTAKDHSGNISMEQRSVTLDVYAAAPTGVVAETEDGMIMLNWEQTSDTDFQYYQVLRSDRRDGSYYSRGEIYNAEVTTFTDKSVNLDQIYYYKLRFVDKFGNYADSSTMIIKVANDTSSPEVTAIEPVEGSTVGGPTISFSANAIDNKAVTSYEAFYSSDNGQTWSPANRHWWYSNHFYFETAGLSSGSYKILVKAYDEAGNMGSKEVNWTLDLSISVTQNVQTASEENHVIISWDANADEDINDYPYHVKRSTQPDGPYEYRGSWLNKNTLSFKDTGLLPGTTYYYVVETRDRFDNRSVSTEATGALLRDERPPTISSFSPKDGVTIGGAKSETMYLYFQDNAGVTGSSAQFEYSKDGTNWISITGSSGGPNHSSGDTYYFYRNWDLTALSTDTYSVRYSVYDGAGNLARETASYQVDRTPPANPQNLIGTYGSQKVTLNWEPPADADVDRYHIHRATSPNGPFSHLYTVYGRNTLSYTDAGVVPELTYYYKVTAVDKFSQEGEASNMAAVAAKTDVNPPVVLGIEPLDGTVLGPKANITVRAEDDLALSSIKLQYSIDGGSDWITISQQGTRDQATFAWDTGTLSGEVKLRAIAYDSVGNSSDGTPIRTYTIDKEAPEKVEGLRATPYMTSVLINWKDVAAEDFAYFQVERKDQADGTFTSVGTTSTQLGLHVQGLGPNQTYWFRVVAYDKLGNRGIPSDELQVTTEVDTQKPVVTSIQPNPGYFDQQIELRATATDNVGLDSITFQYSVDKAVWNNLAAVPVNNGSTVTTVTYNWDVSALAEGVYFVRGIAKDTSGNESTVTPIVEYRIDHSAPQQPMNFAAVATSGYIAVSWEKGTENDLAGYRLYRSTVESGEYAVLAEDNSAFTMQDGIVSYRDRAVDANVTYYYKVAAKDLTGSVGEAAGPIAAQLEPDHQKPEVVRISPTGGILPLDKKIHVLAEDNFRISNLTLEYKAKDANNQDWTLIGTRELDVYGDWVTFDWNTSGLANGAYTVRAIATDKAGNVSDPHLAEFSLKVEPPVAPVLTATPGGWKMSLSWTAADDAELAGFYLKRGTQPEGPYTEIHRRAAADFTSVEGSQRTYTFEDEVLRPGRAYSYVVEAVDIYGNMSQSAVVSKEPLTHDPYKPTAIAGDEQVVTFGMEVAFDGTQSFDNNRISRYLWDFGDGTTAEGAQPKHIYQVTGSDSVSYPVTLAVYDPAGNSAQTTTRVTLKPVQKVGELEVKVVTEGGSPISSASVVIEFPDGTSLKKDTDSQGIVRLVAEPGNYKVYAYKPNEEYLPAAIDATVALNELRKVTLQLKQGKLVIGDLNHRRLGLEEIRELGIDETAPENQWVYKFEVHLAFNNQQYTSSVVTNQTRVISNPGPIVIQTGFNNDGGNGDGGWNTPSALHAYPVVIPAPANRPEVKPTVAYMVVPGEARWLKEFFEVSLSLENKADPIFVIDQAKAKLILPEGLSLAPTKVPQTLEVDVEDIAGQEKKTTKWIIRGDKKGEYELKAEFNGRLQPFDDPVHAIFKTDENNKLRVWGEDALKMFIEAQDRADEGHPYVLRVGLKNVSDTNVYNPAIELKEENKQNYIYAPNQELVKTIATLESGQTFWTDYYLVPSIKGNLDVSQSFVLKTGGNATVPTAEITPISRPENIKGVAPVVEQVVNAGKVSLTWPTLEAEGATGYRIYKARPDQLMSGAEERVAEVGAGVSSYADLPAGNYFVTTMFGNHEVLRHAVEWYGGPSTSVAITVDPMEIYANRDTELTITANKGGYVVAGGKVSVGSYVYDALLDSYGQASITIHPTEPGDILVTVKDTDDQVLGTKTIKAIEAPPAPTAPAAPTGLRTLMEEEHRAVLGWNENTEDNLAGYYLYQLNAGTWSRYTQETVTSVTYEVYGLDSGTSYTFAVSAINTLGLESDRSVPYTFVTPGGIYEPTLAYLSDLRVNGMTVTGFVYDQFNYSVTLPHGASLPMVEAAPLDVNADVTVTQASELPGTAIVEVTAADGSVRNTYTVNFTVEQSTEPILIGITVDMLKYPLAKGETHQTVVHANYSDGSTKDITGEATYQSSNEDWATVDSNGLVTATGWGHPKITVSYGGFEKHVEVTMVQDECFIATAAFGSKFMPAVTLLRAFRDEFLLTNPAGQAFVKTYYTYSPPIAQFIAESEFLKGLVRVLLSPIVAVVYLMFHPILFIALLGMIAVVVVFRRMRFV, from the coding sequence ATGTTATCACATGCTTGGAAAGGGGGGGGCGGCCAGCGGATAACCAGACATTCTTCCTATGGTTTTTGGCTCAATTGTGCTTTAGTACTGCTTCTGGTCTTATCGGCCGGGCTCTCCCTCGGAGTGAGGTTGGCTGAAGCAGCGGATGAAACAGGAAATGCAGAGATTGAAGAGTTCTCGTGGGTGAGTAGAAGCGAGGACAAAGTTTCATCATCGAGCCTAACACCCGATAGTGAACTGGATGGAAGGTTTAGTCTAACTGTCAACCTTCCTGAGGATACGGAGATTGAGTCGATCGACATTCAATCCTCCGATGCGAATGGCAATCCAACAGGACAATGGTGGACCACGAGGGAATCGTGGTATTGGATTGTAGGGGTGTTTCAGCAGGACAAACCCCTTCACACGGATTACGTATCAACTGTAGGCACTTTTTCTGGACAACAACAGTTTGACCTGTACGTAAGTGATTCAGGTTATTTTAGACCTGGAAATCACTTTCTCGTGGAAGTTGTTCTTGGGGACGGAAGTAGACTTCAGCAGGTTGTTGGCATTGCCGGTATCCAGCATAACTATTGGGGTAACGACAATGAGGGAAAAGTGAATAAAGCGAATCAAGGCTATTATGGCTTGAATTCTTATTTCTTTTCGGATGAAACGATCACGGATATCGAGTACCGATATTCAGTTGATCAGGAAGAGTGGCAACCGTTTGACCTGATCCTATCGAAGGGTCAGATTTACCACAACTGGTATGATGGTTCCTCAAGACAGATCTATGTTGATCTCATGGATCTTCCCGAAGGAACTATTTATCTTCAAGCTACTGCGACAAATGAAAGTGGTGAATCCTTTAGTGTCGTCACGACGCTCACTAAGGATACGATAAGCCCGGAGAATGTGATGGATCTGACGGTTGAGCCTACTGAAGATCAATTGGGCTTTAACCTGAATTGGACAAATCCAACAGAAGACTTCAAGCATGTTTATGTGCAACGAAGAGAGATGGGAAGCACGTATTGGAGTACAATACGATATGATCTAACGGATGACAATTATATGGATAAGAACAGCTTGCAGAGTGGTGTGGATTATTCCTATCGGATTATGGTCGTAGACCCGGCCGGTAACGAATCAATTCATCCAATCGTCGCAACTAGCGTAATCCCTGTAGAAGCTCCGGTCTTCCAGTACATGTCACCCGCTCAAGATTATCATACGAATGAACAATCGATTCATATGCGGGCGGATGTGCGCGATGATCAGCCAGTTGAGACGATCCTCTTTGAGTTCTCGACAGACGGAGAGAACTGGACACGGATCAATCCTGTAGACAAGATCAAGCCGACCCTCAATAGTTATTATTATTGGCTCTATTTCGATTGGGATGCCTCTGCGCTAGAGGATGGAATCTATCAGATTAGAGCGACAGCGACAGATGCGGGAGGGCGTACAAGCACCAACACCAGCACGGTCACACTGAAGAGAGCTTTGCCAGAAACACCAAACAATTTTACGGCAACAATTGACTCTACGGGTATTGATTTAAATTGGGATGCAGTAGATGGGGCTAACTATTATCGGCTCGAACGTAGCTATGCAAATACCAAGGAACATGGTACGTATACGAGCACATGGTATATCTATTCACCCAACCATAGTTACAAAGATCAATACGCTGAAATAGGTAAACCTTACGTTTATACCCTGTATACCATCGATACATTTGGGAATATAGGAAAGCCAGTCTCTGTAAACGTGGAGCTGTACGAAGGACCAACTCTAAGCTTAGAAGGTGGATATGAAGTTGCATCTTCACAGTCCGAGTTCATCCTTCGCGGGAAGACTGAACCGGAAGCCTCCGTTACTGTTAACGGAACGGAAGTGGTGGTAGGTGCTGGTGGCGAATTCTCTTACAACGCAACGTTGGCGGATGGGGTTAATACTTTTACCGTAGAGGCCAGCAACGATACCGGGACAAATGTCAAGAAGCAACGTGCCATTCTTGATACACAAAAGCCGTACATTTACTCTTTTTCAATAAACAACAGTTCAAGCGATAATCTTACCATTGGTGGAAATCCTGAAAGTATTTACCTTGCCGTTCGGGATAGTGCCAGCTCTGGTATAGAGAGAGTGCAATTTCAAGTGTCCCAGGATGATGGGCTTAATTGGATCGATATCTTCGAGTTTAGTGAGAATGAGCTTTCTCAAAGCACTTACTGGGAGAATCCGCAATACTTGCCTTACTGGTACAAGAGTTTCAATTGGGATACGAAACAGGCCTTGGGAACAGGGGTTACACTCGCTGATGGCTCCTATAAGTTCCGCATGATCGCTCATGACAAAGCAGGAAATAGCTCAATTGGAACACCGGTGAGAATTTGGACTCTTGATAATACATCTCCATCGGTGCCAGGAAACATTATCGCAGAAGCTGGAGTCGAGCAAGTCAAAGTGAAGTGGGATGCTGTAACGGATGCAGATTTAAGCTATTACAGAGTATATCGTTCTACGACATCGGGTGAGGGCTATATCAAACTAGATGATGTTTATGCACGCGAGTATATAGACAATCAAGCCTATGCTGGAACGTTCTATTACGTTGTGTCAGCGGTGGACCAACGCGGAAATGAAAGTTTGATTTCGGAAGAAGTAATGGTGCAGCCAAGCGTAGATGATAAGACGCCAGTCATTGGTTCGGTCAATGTCAAGGATGGAGATACGGTAGGTGGCTCAACACCAACAATTTCTTTTTATACGACAGATGATTCACCTAGAGGTGTCGCTGAGTATGAATTCGAGTACTCCGCGGATGAAGGAACGAACTGGAAGGTGATGGAGGGTACTCGTTCAGGCCCTTACCGATGGTCCGGGAATTCATTTTATGGATACGTCCATTGGTCAACTGCTGGCTTGAATAGTGGAGACTATCTGCTTCAATTGACAGCAAAGGATCATTCCGGGAATATCTCCATGGAACAGCGGAGTGTGACCTTGGATGTCTATGCTGCTGCCCCAACAGGAGTCGTTGCCGAGACGGAAGACGGCATGATCATGCTGAATTGGGAGCAAACGTCAGATACGGACTTCCAGTATTATCAAGTTCTACGTTCAGACCGTAGAGATGGTAGTTACTACTCGCGAGGAGAGATTTATAATGCGGAAGTAACAACTTTCACGGATAAGAGTGTAAATCTTGATCAGATTTATTATTACAAGCTTCGTTTTGTAGACAAGTTTGGAAATTATGCAGATTCCAGCACTATGATTATCAAGGTTGCTAATGATACATCATCACCGGAAGTAACAGCTATTGAACCAGTAGAAGGATCAACGGTAGGTGGTCCTACCATCTCTTTCTCCGCTAATGCGATCGACAACAAGGCCGTTACAAGCTATGAGGCTTTTTACTCCTCTGATAACGGTCAGACATGGAGCCCAGCCAATCGGCACTGGTGGTACTCCAATCATTTCTACTTCGAAACGGCAGGACTAAGCTCAGGATCCTACAAGATCTTGGTGAAGGCCTACGATGAGGCTGGAAATATGGGGTCAAAAGAGGTGAATTGGACACTTGATCTGTCGATATCGGTAACTCAAAATGTGCAAACCGCTTCTGAAGAGAATCATGTGATAATCTCTTGGGATGCCAATGCGGATGAGGATATCAACGATTACCCTTATCATGTGAAGCGCAGCACTCAGCCGGATGGACCTTATGAATATCGAGGAAGCTGGCTAAACAAAAATACATTATCTTTTAAAGATACGGGATTGCTACCTGGCACTACATATTATTATGTAGTGGAAACGCGAGATAGGTTCGATAACAGGTCCGTATCTACAGAAGCTACAGGTGCTTTATTAAGAGATGAAAGACCGCCAACCATTAGTTCATTCAGTCCGAAAGATGGAGTGACGATTGGTGGTGCTAAATCGGAAACGATGTATCTCTATTTCCAAGACAATGCAGGAGTGACCGGCTCATCCGCCCAGTTTGAATATAGTAAAGACGGAACAAATTGGATTTCTATAACGGGGTCGAGTGGTGGTCCAAATCATTCGAGTGGTGATACGTATTATTTCTACCGAAACTGGGATTTGACGGCTTTATCGACGGATACGTATAGTGTGCGCTACAGCGTATACGATGGTGCAGGGAACTTGGCTCGTGAAACGGCATCGTATCAAGTAGATCGCACTCCGCCGGCGAATCCGCAGAATCTAATCGGTACTTATGGCTCGCAAAAAGTTACCTTAAATTGGGAACCGCCAGCTGACGCTGATGTAGACCGATATCATATTCATCGAGCTACCTCGCCAAATGGACCGTTCAGTCATTTGTACACCGTTTATGGTCGTAATACACTATCCTATACGGATGCGGGTGTTGTACCGGAACTGACTTACTACTATAAGGTTACTGCTGTAGATAAATTCTCTCAGGAAGGCGAAGCCTCCAACATGGCAGCCGTTGCAGCCAAAACGGATGTGAACCCACCTGTAGTATTAGGCATTGAACCGTTAGATGGAACAGTATTAGGGCCGAAGGCCAATATTACAGTACGCGCTGAGGATGATTTAGCTCTATCTAGTATCAAGCTTCAATACTCAATTGACGGGGGAAGCGACTGGATTACTATTTCACAGCAAGGAACGCGTGATCAAGCCACTTTCGCATGGGATACTGGTACTCTTAGCGGTGAAGTGAAGTTGCGGGCGATTGCTTATGATTCAGTGGGCAATTCAAGTGACGGCACTCCAATTCGTACCTATACGATCGATAAAGAAGCTCCTGAAAAAGTGGAAGGATTGCGTGCCACGCCATACATGACGAGTGTTCTCATCAATTGGAAGGATGTTGCAGCTGAAGATTTTGCTTATTTCCAAGTAGAGCGCAAGGATCAGGCAGATGGTACGTTTACATCCGTCGGGACGACTTCGACTCAATTAGGTTTACATGTCCAAGGACTTGGGCCTAATCAGACGTATTGGTTCCGTGTTGTTGCTTATGACAAGCTAGGCAACAGAGGGATTCCATCAGATGAACTGCAAGTGACAACGGAGGTGGATACACAAAAGCCGGTCGTCACCAGTATTCAGCCGAATCCTGGATATTTCGATCAACAAATAGAGCTTCGCGCTACGGCTACAGACAATGTTGGTTTAGACTCAATTACGTTCCAGTATTCAGTAGATAAGGCAGTGTGGAATAACTTAGCTGCTGTGCCTGTTAACAACGGTTCAACCGTTACGACGGTTACTTATAACTGGGATGTTTCCGCTTTAGCAGAAGGCGTATACTTCGTACGCGGCATAGCTAAAGATACATCTGGAAATGAGAGCACGGTCACTCCTATCGTGGAATACCGAATTGACCACAGTGCTCCGCAGCAACCAATGAATTTTGCCGCTGTCGCCACTTCCGGCTACATCGCAGTAAGTTGGGAGAAAGGAACAGAAAATGATTTGGCAGGCTACCGCTTGTACCGATCCACAGTGGAATCGGGAGAATATGCGGTTCTTGCAGAAGACAATTCAGCCTTCACTATGCAAGACGGCATCGTTTCCTATCGAGATCGTGCAGTGGATGCTAATGTCACCTATTATTACAAGGTGGCGGCTAAAGATCTAACAGGAAGCGTTGGCGAAGCAGCAGGTCCGATCGCTGCTCAGCTTGAGCCAGATCATCAAAAACCAGAGGTGGTTCGCATTTCACCAACGGGTGGAATCTTGCCGCTTGACAAGAAGATTCATGTATTGGCTGAGGATAATTTCAGAATTTCTAATTTGACTTTGGAATATAAAGCCAAGGATGCAAACAATCAAGATTGGACGCTGATCGGTACTCGTGAACTAGACGTCTATGGAGATTGGGTCACGTTCGATTGGAACACTTCTGGTCTAGCGAATGGAGCCTATACGGTCCGAGCAATCGCCACCGATAAAGCGGGCAACGTCAGCGACCCGCACCTGGCCGAGTTCAGCCTGAAGGTGGAGCCGCCAGTTGCACCTGTGCTCACGGCCACACCAGGAGGATGGAAGATGAGCCTTAGCTGGACAGCAGCTGATGATGCTGAGTTGGCAGGCTTCTATCTGAAACGCGGCACGCAGCCAGAAGGTCCTTATACAGAAATCCACCGCAGAGCGGCAGCTGATTTCACAAGCGTGGAAGGGTCGCAGAGAACGTACACGTTTGAGGATGAAGTGCTAAGACCAGGAAGAGCTTACTCCTATGTGGTCGAAGCTGTGGACATCTATGGAAATATGAGCCAAAGCGCTGTCGTTTCCAAGGAGCCTTTGACCCATGATCCTTATAAGCCAACGGCAATAGCAGGCGATGAGCAGGTGGTTACCTTTGGCATGGAAGTCGCCTTTGACGGTACTCAATCCTTCGATAATAATCGAATTTCCCGCTACCTGTGGGATTTCGGAGATGGAACAACAGCGGAAGGGGCACAGCCGAAGCACATCTACCAAGTGACAGGAAGCGATTCGGTTAGTTATCCAGTCACCTTAGCGGTATACGACCCGGCAGGCAATAGTGCTCAAACCACGACTCGAGTCACCCTGAAGCCAGTCCAAAAAGTGGGCGAGCTAGAAGTCAAGGTGGTTACGGAGGGTGGAAGTCCGATTAGCTCCGCTAGCGTCGTCATTGAGTTCCCAGATGGAACATCCCTGAAGAAGGATACCGATTCGCAGGGAATTGTGCGACTTGTAGCAGAGCCAGGAAATTATAAGGTGTATGCTTACAAGCCGAACGAAGAGTATTTGCCGGCAGCCATTGACGCTACCGTTGCGCTTAATGAACTGCGCAAGGTCACGCTTCAGCTGAAGCAGGGCAAGCTTGTGATCGGTGATCTGAACCATCGCCGTTTAGGCCTTGAAGAAATCCGCGAGCTAGGCATCGATGAGACCGCACCGGAAAATCAATGGGTATACAAGTTTGAGGTCCATTTAGCCTTTAATAATCAGCAGTACACAAGCTCTGTCGTAACCAATCAAACTCGGGTCATCAGCAATCCAGGTCCGATTGTAATCCAGACTGGTTTCAATAATGACGGAGGCAATGGAGATGGAGGATGGAACACGCCGTCTGCCCTTCATGCTTACCCAGTAGTTATTCCAGCACCGGCCAATCGTCCGGAAGTGAAGCCGACTGTTGCCTATATGGTGGTTCCTGGAGAAGCACGCTGGCTGAAGGAATTCTTCGAGGTATCGCTGTCCTTGGAGAATAAGGCGGATCCGATTTTCGTCATCGACCAAGCGAAGGCCAAGTTAATCTTGCCGGAAGGGTTGTCGCTAGCACCAACGAAGGTACCGCAAACGCTCGAAGTTGATGTTGAAGACATTGCGGGCCAAGAAAAGAAAACGACGAAATGGATTATTCGCGGGGACAAGAAAGGGGAATACGAGCTTAAGGCTGAGTTTAACGGCCGCTTGCAGCCTTTCGATGATCCAGTGCACGCCATTTTTAAAACTGACGAGAATAACAAGCTTCGCGTATGGGGCGAGGATGCCTTAAAGATGTTCATTGAAGCGCAGGATCGGGCCGATGAAGGTCATCCTTACGTCTTGCGAGTCGGACTAAAGAATGTCTCGGATACGAATGTTTACAACCCGGCTATTGAGCTGAAGGAAGAAAATAAGCAGAATTACATCTATGCACCGAACCAGGAGCTCGTGAAGACCATTGCTACGCTCGAAAGCGGGCAGACTTTCTGGACAGATTACTATCTGGTTCCTTCAATTAAAGGAAACTTAGATGTTTCTCAATCCTTCGTCTTAAAGACGGGAGGAAACGCTACGGTACCAACAGCTGAAATTACTCCGATCAGCAGACCGGAGAACATCAAAGGCGTGGCGCCAGTAGTTGAACAGGTCGTTAATGCAGGTAAGGTCAGCTTAACTTGGCCTACTCTGGAAGCAGAAGGGGCAACAGGTTACCGAATCTACAAAGCGCGCCCTGATCAATTAATGTCAGGTGCGGAAGAACGAGTCGCTGAAGTCGGAGCAGGAGTGTCCTCTTATGCTGATTTGCCAGCGGGTAATTACTTTGTTACCACGATGTTTGGCAACCATGAAGTGCTGCGCCATGCGGTGGAGTGGTACGGGGGACCAAGCACGTCGGTTGCGATCACGGTTGATCCGATGGAGATTTATGCAAACCGAGATACTGAACTGACGATCACGGCGAACAAAGGTGGATACGTTGTAGCCGGGGGCAAGGTTAGCGTAGGTTCTTATGTCTATGATGCTCTCTTAGACAGCTACGGGCAGGCGAGCATCACGATCCATCCAACCGAACCGGGAGATATCCTCGTTACGGTGAAAGATACGGACGATCAAGTCTTAGGCACAAAGACCATTAAGGCAATTGAAGCACCGCCTGCACCAACAGCACCAGCCGCTCCAACCGGTCTGCGGACTCTAATGGAAGAAGAGCATCGCGCGGTATTAGGTTGGAATGAGAATACCGAAGACAATCTTGCGGGCTACTATCTCTATCAATTGAACGCAGGCACTTGGTCTAGGTACACGCAGGAAACAGTCACATCTGTCACTTATGAAGTCTATGGGTTAGACAGCGGTACATCTTATACCTTTGCTGTGAGCGCTATTAATACGCTAGGATTGGAATCTGACCGATCTGTTCCGTACACCTTTGTCACACCGGGCGGCATCTACGAGCCAACGCTCGCGTACTTAAGTGACCTTAGAGTAAATGGTATGACGGTAACTGGATTTGTCTATGACCAATTCAATTACAGTGTAACGCTGCCTCATGGAGCTTCGTTGCCAATGGTTGAAGCTGCGCCGCTTGATGTGAACGCCGATGTAACCGTCACGCAGGCTAGTGAACTGCCAGGTACAGCGATTGTTGAAGTTACAGCAGCCGATGGAAGTGTAAGGAATACGTATACTGTGAACTTCACGGTTGAGCAATCAACTGAGCCAATCCTCATTGGCATCACCGTTGATATGCTCAAGTATCCTCTGGCAAAGGGGGAAACCCATCAAACGGTTGTCCATGCCAATTACTCGGATGGAAGTACAAAGGATATTACAGGGGAAGCAACCTATCAATCTTCCAATGAAGATTGGGCGACTGTAGACTCGAACGGTTTAGTCACGGCTACAGGCTGGGGTCATCCGAAAATCACGGTCAGCTACGGTGGATTTGAGAAGCATGTAGAAGTAACCATGGTTCAAGATGAATGTTTCATTGCCACAGCGGCATTTGGCAGCAAATTCATGCCTGCGGTTACGCTGCTGAGAGCGTTCAGGGATGAATTCCTGTTAACCAACCCTGCTGGCCAGGCGTTTGTAAAGACGTACTATACCTATTCTCCTCCGATTGCTCAGTTTATCGCAGAGAGTGAGTTCTTGAAGGGACTAGTTCGTGTACTCTTGTCGCCGATCGTGGCTGTGGTTTACCTGATGTTCCATCCTATACTCTTCATTGCTTTACTTGGTATGATTGCAGTCGTGGTGGTTTTTAGAAGAATGAGATTTGTATAG